In one Pseudomonas hydrolytica genomic region, the following are encoded:
- a CDS encoding DEAD/DEAH box helicase, with amino-acid sequence MSFASLGLSEALVRAIESAGYTQPTPVQQRAIPAVLQGRDLMVAAQTGTGKTAGFALPILERLFPAGHPDREQRHGPKQPRVLVLTPTRELAAQVHDSFKIYARDLKFVSACIFGGVGMNPQVQALAKGVDVLVACPGRLLDLAGQGSVDLSHVEILVLDEADRMLDMGFIHDVKKVLARLPAQRQNLLFSATFSKDITDLAGKLLHNPERIEVTPPNTTVERIEQRVFRLAASHKRALLAHLITQGAWEQVLVFTRTKHGANRLAEYLDKHGLPAVAIHGNKSQNARTKALADFKANKVRILVATDIAARGLDIDQLPHVVNFELPNVEEDYVHRIGRTGRAGRSGEAISLVAPDEEKLLKSIERMTKQKIPDGDLMGFDASAVEAERPEVREPRQPRNAGQKKQKAEGGDKPKGERHGSGRKDKGKDSGKEQKAKPQGQKRRGQGPRNDGPSQPAAAIPPLPPDRDPEEFLDDEIDNFGNRVDYVSPNQNKQQGRGRRPGAAPANGAPQGQRQNGKGPRNNNGGGNGAGKNRRQGSGQGGQPGQGRNGSNRGRGRPAHDGRITSLDRDELPRTEAAVRNPREKQPVIVHKGSRLDRFPTAEQLDELSNSTRPRGEKPALLTRNRDE; translated from the coding sequence ATGTCCTTTGCTTCCCTCGGTCTCTCCGAGGCTCTAGTCCGTGCGATCGAATCCGCCGGCTACACCCAGCCCACTCCGGTGCAACAGCGGGCCATTCCCGCCGTGTTGCAAGGTCGCGATCTCATGGTGGCGGCCCAGACGGGCACGGGTAAGACCGCAGGCTTCGCCCTGCCGATTCTCGAGCGTCTGTTCCCCGCCGGTCACCCGGACCGCGAACAGCGCCACGGCCCGAAACAGCCGCGCGTGCTGGTGCTGACCCCCACCCGCGAACTGGCCGCCCAGGTGCACGACAGCTTCAAGATCTATGCGCGTGACCTGAAATTCGTCAGCGCCTGCATCTTCGGCGGCGTCGGCATGAACCCGCAGGTCCAGGCCCTGGCCAAGGGCGTCGACGTACTCGTCGCCTGCCCGGGCCGCCTGCTCGACCTGGCCGGCCAGGGCAGCGTCGATCTGTCCCACGTGGAAATCCTGGTACTGGACGAAGCCGACCGCATGCTCGACATGGGCTTCATCCATGACGTGAAGAAGGTCCTCGCCCGCCTGCCGGCGCAACGCCAGAACCTGCTGTTCTCGGCGACCTTCTCCAAGGACATCACCGACCTGGCCGGCAAGCTGCTGCACAACCCGGAGCGCATCGAGGTCACGCCGCCGAACACCACGGTCGAGCGCATCGAGCAGCGCGTATTCCGCCTGGCCGCCAGCCACAAGCGCGCCCTGCTCGCCCACCTGATCACCCAGGGTGCCTGGGAACAGGTGCTGGTATTCACCCGCACCAAGCACGGCGCCAACCGTCTGGCCGAGTACCTCGACAAGCACGGTCTGCCGGCTGTCGCGATCCACGGCAACAAGAGCCAGAACGCGCGCACCAAGGCCCTGGCCGACTTCAAGGCGAACAAGGTACGCATCCTGGTCGCCACCGATATCGCCGCCCGTGGTCTGGACATCGACCAGCTGCCGCACGTGGTCAACTTCGAGCTGCCCAACGTCGAGGAAGACTACGTCCACCGTATCGGCCGTACCGGTCGCGCCGGCCGTAGCGGCGAGGCCATCTCGCTGGTCGCCCCGGATGAAGAGAAGCTGCTGAAAAGCATCGAGCGCATGACCAAGCAGAAGATCCCCGATGGCGATCTGATGGGTTTCGATGCCAGCGCCGTGGAAGCGGAGCGCCCGGAAGTGCGCGAACCGCGTCAACCACGCAATGCCGGGCAGAAGAAGCAGAAGGCCGAAGGCGGCGACAAGCCCAAGGGCGAGCGCCACGGCAGCGGCCGCAAGGATAAGGGCAAGGACAGCGGCAAGGAGCAGAAGGCCAAGCCGCAAGGGCAGAAGCGCCGTGGCCAGGGCCCGCGCAACGATGGCCCGAGCCAGCCCGCCGCAGCGATTCCACCGTTGCCTCCGGATCGCGATCCGGAAGAATTTCTCGACGACGAGATCGACAACTTCGGCAACCGTGTCGACTACGTCAGTCCCAACCAGAACAAGCAGCAGGGCCGCGGGCGTCGTCCCGGCGCCGCACCCGCCAATGGCGCGCCGCAGGGCCAGCGTCAGAACGGCAAGGGCCCGCGCAACAACAATGGCGGCGGCAATGGTGCGGGCAAGAACCGTCGCCAGGGCAGCGGCCAGGGCGGACAACCCGGCCAGGGCCGCAACGGCAGCAATCGTGGTCGTGGCCGTCCCGCCCATGACGGTCGCATCACCTCGCTCGACCGCGACGAACTGCCTCGCACAGAGGCCGCCGTGCGCAATCCGCGTGAGAAGCAGCCCGTCATCGTGCACAAGGGTTCGCGCCTGGATCGCTTCCCCACCGCCGAGCAACTCGACGAGCTGAGCAACAGCACGCGCCCGCGCGGCGAGAAGCCGGCACTGCTCACGCGCAATCGCGACGAGTAA
- a CDS encoding substrate-binding periplasmic protein has translation MPLFKRQIIAIFLLCGLAFAARGETLRVVTEAWPPYVFEENGQPAGLDYEISREVLHRLGIELDLQFMPWKRCLLALEQGHADGILDIFHLPEREASMLFVEEPLSEVEFVLFHARNRPYPYERLEDLRDLVIGISPGYWYNNEAFRNSTLFSREEAPTHEANLGKLVRHRVDLVVNDRRAGLFLSAQLGLLDQVDYNRKAIGHDRMYLALRRDPALQQLATDFARELRRFKREPAYARLQARYARPEDSRP, from the coding sequence ATGCCATTATTCAAGCGCCAGATTATCGCCATCTTCCTGCTGTGCGGCCTCGCCTTCGCCGCACGCGGCGAGACCTTGCGCGTGGTCACCGAAGCCTGGCCGCCCTACGTCTTCGAGGAGAACGGCCAGCCGGCCGGTCTCGACTACGAGATCAGCCGCGAGGTGCTGCACCGGCTGGGTATCGAACTGGACCTGCAGTTCATGCCCTGGAAGCGCTGCCTGCTGGCGCTGGAACAGGGACATGCCGACGGCATTCTGGACATCTTCCATCTGCCCGAACGCGAGGCGAGCATGCTCTTCGTCGAAGAGCCGCTGAGCGAAGTCGAGTTCGTGCTGTTCCACGCACGCAATCGCCCCTACCCCTATGAGCGCCTGGAAGACCTGCGCGATCTGGTGATCGGCATCTCGCCCGGCTACTGGTACAACAACGAAGCCTTCCGTAACTCGACGCTGTTCAGCCGCGAGGAGGCGCCAACTCACGAAGCCAACCTGGGCAAGCTGGTGCGTCACCGTGTCGACCTGGTGGTCAATGACCGCCGTGCGGGCCTCTTTCTCAGCGCGCAGCTGGGCCTGCTGGATCAGGTCGACTACAACCGCAAGGCCATCGGCCACGACCGCATGTACCTGGCGCTGCGCCGCGACCCGGCGCTGCAGCAGCTGGCGACCGACTTCGCTCGCGAGCTGCGCCGCTTCAAGCGCGAACCCGCCTACGCACGCCTGCAGGCGCGCTACGCCAGGCCCGAAGATTCCAGGCCGTGA
- the ppnN gene encoding nucleotide 5'-monophosphate nucleosidase PpnN, which translates to MLKRPRINASVSPKGSLETLSQREVQQLRETGSGSVYRLFRQCALAILNTGSHSDNAKTILEAYPDFEVKIHQQDRGIRLELINAPADAFVDGEMIASTREMLFSALRDIVYTQSELENKRIDLESSEGITDYVFHLLRNAQTLRSGVEPKMVVCWGGHSISTEEYKYTKRVGHELGLRGLDICTGCGPGVMKGPMKGATISHAKQRNLTGRYLGLTEPGIIAAEAPNPIVNELVILPDIEKRLEAFVRVGHGIIIFPGGAGTAEEFLYLLGILTHPDNKDLPFPVILTGPKSASTYLQQLHDFIGATLGEAAQQRYRMILNDPAEVAREMAVGIKAVRQFRRERNDAFHFNWLLKIDESFQHPFEPTHAAMAGLQLTREQPLHELAANLRRAFSGIVAGNVKENGIRLIEEHGPYEIRGEASIMRPLDRLLQAFVEQHRMKLPGGSAYEPCYRVVE; encoded by the coding sequence ATGCTCAAACGCCCCCGCATCAACGCCTCCGTCAGCCCCAAGGGCAGCCTGGAAACCCTCTCCCAGCGCGAAGTGCAGCAACTGCGCGAAACCGGCTCCGGCAGCGTCTACCGCCTGTTCCGCCAGTGCGCCCTGGCGATCCTCAACACCGGCTCGCACAGCGACAACGCCAAGACCATTCTCGAGGCCTACCCGGACTTCGAAGTGAAGATCCACCAGCAGGATCGCGGCATCCGCCTGGAGCTGATCAATGCGCCGGCCGATGCCTTCGTCGACGGCGAGATGATCGCCAGCACCCGCGAGATGCTGTTCAGCGCCCTGCGCGACATCGTCTACACGCAGAGCGAGCTGGAGAACAAACGCATCGATCTGGAAAGCTCCGAAGGCATCACCGATTACGTCTTTCACCTGCTGCGCAACGCGCAGACCCTGCGCAGCGGCGTCGAGCCGAAGATGGTGGTGTGCTGGGGCGGCCACTCGATCAGCACCGAGGAATACAAGTACACCAAGAGGGTCGGCCACGAGCTGGGCCTGCGTGGCCTGGACATCTGCACCGGCTGCGGCCCGGGCGTGATGAAGGGGCCGATGAAGGGCGCCACCATCAGCCATGCCAAGCAGCGCAACCTCACCGGCCGCTACCTGGGCCTGACCGAGCCGGGCATCATCGCCGCCGAGGCGCCCAACCCGATCGTCAACGAGCTGGTGATCCTGCCGGACATCGAGAAGCGTCTGGAGGCCTTCGTCCGCGTCGGCCATGGCATCATCATCTTCCCGGGCGGCGCCGGTACCGCCGAGGAATTTCTCTACCTGCTGGGCATCCTCACCCACCCGGACAACAAGGACCTGCCCTTCCCGGTCATCCTCACCGGCCCGAAGAGCGCCAGCACCTACCTGCAGCAGCTGCACGACTTCATCGGCGCCACCCTGGGCGAGGCGGCGCAGCAGCGCTACCGCATGATCCTCAACGACCCGGCCGAAGTGGCCCGCGAGATGGCTGTCGGCATCAAGGCCGTGCGCCAGTTCCGCCGCGAGCGCAACGACGCCTTCCACTTCAATTGGCTGCTGAAGATCGACGAAAGCTTCCAGCATCCGTTCGAGCCGACCCACGCAGCCATGGCCGGCCTGCAGCTGACCCGCGAACAACCGCTGCATGAACTGGCTGCCAATCTGCGTCGCGCCTTCTCCGGCATCGTCGCGGGCAACGTCAAGGAGAACGGCATTCGCCTGATCGAGGAGCACGGCCCGTACGAGATCCGCGGCGAGGCAAGCATCATGCGTCCGCTGGATCGCCTGCTGCAGGCCTTCGTCGAACAGCATCGGATGAAACTGCCCGGCGGCAGCGCCTATGAGCCCTGCTATCGGGTGGTGGAATAG
- a CDS encoding DUF3142 domain-containing protein — MGAATQVLLVGLLLLAAGLPAQATRVDAGEHQAFWLWAGVTPQPVLAQARTLYVLQGQIDGPRRAGDPAARMLAQNPATPRLSKDVELWVVYRAHTLDWNDEVFALLLSQLQRWQRAGNRVSGVQIDFDAQTLHLSRYAVFLEDLRQRLPRQYRLSITGLLDWAGNADPAALNRLAGVVDEVVMQTYQGRSSIADHQRYLPSIARLQLPFRIGLIQNGEWQAPDYLQSSPWFRGYVVFLLNPSEPATDTPSARH; from the coding sequence GTGGGCGCAGCGACTCAAGTACTACTGGTAGGCCTGCTCCTGCTGGCAGCCGGCCTGCCGGCGCAGGCCACGCGCGTCGACGCCGGCGAGCATCAGGCGTTCTGGCTGTGGGCGGGCGTGACGCCACAGCCGGTGCTGGCCCAGGCCCGTACGCTGTACGTGCTGCAGGGGCAGATCGACGGCCCGCGCCGCGCCGGCGATCCCGCGGCGCGCATGCTGGCACAGAACCCGGCCACGCCCAGGCTGTCGAAAGACGTCGAGCTCTGGGTGGTGTATCGCGCGCATACCCTGGACTGGAACGACGAGGTATTCGCCCTGCTGCTCAGCCAGTTGCAACGCTGGCAGCGTGCCGGCAACCGGGTCAGCGGGGTGCAGATCGACTTCGATGCGCAAACGCTGCACCTGAGCCGCTACGCCGTCTTCCTCGAAGACCTGCGCCAGCGTCTGCCTAGGCAGTACCGCCTGAGCATCACCGGCCTGCTGGACTGGGCCGGCAATGCCGACCCGGCGGCGCTGAACCGCCTGGCCGGGGTGGTCGACGAAGTGGTGATGCAGACCTACCAGGGCCGCAGCAGCATCGCCGACCACCAGCGCTACCTGCCGAGCATCGCACGGCTGCAGTTGCCGTTTCGCATCGGCCTGATACAAAACGGCGAATGGCAGGCGCCGGATTACCTGCAAAGCAGTCCCTGGTTCCGCGGCTATGTGGTATTTCTGCTGAACCCGAGCGAACCCGCAACCGACACGCCATCCGCCAGACACTGA
- the metF gene encoding methylenetetrahydrofolate reductase [NAD(P)H] yields MSQERRYSFEFFPTKTEAGHEKLMDVARQLAAYKPDFFSCTYGAGGSTRDRTLNTVLQLDGEVKVPTAPHLSCVGDSKAELLELLNLYKNAGIKRIVALRGDLPSGMGMASGELRYANELVEFIRSETGDHFHIEVAAYPEMHPQARNFEDDIANFVRKAKAGADSAITQYFFNADSYFYFVERVRKLGVDIPVVPGIMPITNYSKLARFSDACGAEIPRWIRKQLEAYGDDAESIRAFGEQVITEMCERLLQGGAPGLHFYSMNLAGPSLAIWNNLDLKR; encoded by the coding sequence ATGAGCCAAGAACGCCGCTACAGCTTCGAGTTCTTCCCCACCAAGACCGAAGCCGGGCATGAAAAACTGATGGACGTGGCGCGCCAACTGGCGGCCTACAAACCCGATTTCTTCTCCTGCACCTATGGCGCCGGCGGTTCGACCCGCGACCGCACGCTCAACACCGTGCTGCAACTCGATGGCGAGGTGAAGGTGCCGACCGCGCCGCACCTGTCCTGCGTCGGCGACAGCAAGGCCGAGCTGCTCGAACTGCTCAACCTGTACAAGAATGCCGGCATCAAGCGCATCGTCGCCCTGCGCGGCGACCTGCCGTCGGGTATGGGCATGGCCAGTGGCGAGCTGCGCTACGCCAACGAACTGGTCGAGTTCATCCGCAGCGAAACCGGCGATCATTTCCACATCGAGGTGGCCGCCTACCCGGAGATGCATCCGCAGGCGCGCAACTTCGAAGACGACATCGCCAACTTCGTGCGCAAGGCCAAGGCCGGTGCCGACAGCGCCATCACCCAGTACTTCTTCAACGCCGACAGTTACTTCTACTTCGTCGAGCGCGTGCGCAAGCTGGGCGTGGACATCCCGGTGGTACCGGGCATCATGCCGATCACCAACTACAGCAAGCTGGCGCGCTTCTCCGACGCCTGCGGCGCGGAAATCCCGCGCTGGATACGCAAGCAGCTGGAAGCCTATGGCGACGACGCCGAGAGCATTCGCGCCTTCGGCGAGCAGGTGATCACCGAGATGTGCGAACGCCTGCTGCAAGGCGGCGCGCCGGGCCTGCACTTCTACAGCATGAACCTGGCCGGCCCCAGCCTGGCCATCTGGAACAACCTCGATCTGAAACGCTGA
- the ahcY gene encoding adenosylhomocysteinase has translation MSAVLTPAGFTDYKVADISLADWGRKELIIAESEMPALMGLRRKYAASQPLKGAKILGCIHMTIQTGVLIETLTALGAEVRWSSCNIFSTQDQAAAAIAAAGIPVFAWKGETEEEYEWCIEQTILKDGKPWDANMVLDDGGDLTEILHKKYPQMLERIHGITEETTTGVHRLLDMLKAGTLKVPAINVNDAVTKSKNDNKYGCRHSLNDAIKRGTDHLLSGKQALVIGYGDVGKGSAQSLRQEGMIVKVSEVDPICAMQACMDGFELVSPYIDGINDGSEASIDKALLGKIDLIVTTTGNVNVCDANMLKALKKRAVVCNIGHFDNEIDTAFMRKNWAWEEVKPQVHKIHRTGAGSFDPANDDYLILLAEGRLVNLGNATGHPSRIMDGSFANQVLAQIFLFEQKFADLSAEKKAERLTVEVLPKKLDEEVALEMVKGFGGVVTRLTKQQAEYIGVSVEGPFKPDAYRY, from the coding sequence ATGAGCGCTGTACTGACGCCTGCCGGCTTCACCGACTACAAGGTCGCCGACATCTCCCTGGCCGACTGGGGCCGCAAGGAACTGATCATCGCCGAATCCGAGATGCCGGCACTGATGGGCCTGCGCCGCAAGTACGCTGCCAGCCAGCCGCTGAAGGGTGCGAAGATTCTCGGCTGCATCCACATGACCATCCAGACCGGCGTGCTGATCGAGACGCTGACCGCCCTGGGCGCGGAAGTGCGCTGGTCGTCCTGCAACATCTTCTCCACCCAGGATCAGGCCGCTGCCGCCATCGCCGCAGCCGGCATCCCGGTATTCGCCTGGAAGGGCGAGACCGAGGAAGAGTACGAGTGGTGCATCGAGCAGACCATCCTCAAGGACGGCAAGCCGTGGGACGCCAACATGGTGCTGGACGACGGCGGTGACCTGACCGAGATCCTGCACAAGAAATACCCGCAGATGCTCGAGCGCATTCACGGCATCACCGAAGAAACCACCACCGGTGTGCACCGCCTGCTCGACATGCTCAAGGCCGGCACCCTGAAAGTCCCGGCGATCAACGTCAACGACGCCGTGACCAAGAGCAAGAACGACAACAAGTACGGCTGCCGTCACAGCCTCAACGACGCCATCAAGCGCGGCACCGACCACCTGTTGTCGGGCAAGCAGGCGCTGGTCATCGGCTACGGTGACGTGGGCAAGGGCTCGGCGCAGTCGCTGCGTCAAGAAGGCATGATCGTCAAGGTCTCGGAAGTCGACCCGATCTGCGCCATGCAGGCCTGCATGGACGGCTTCGAGCTGGTATCGCCGTACATCGACGGCATCAACGATGGCAGCGAAGCCAGCATTGACAAGGCGCTGCTGGGCAAGATCGACCTGATCGTCACCACCACCGGTAACGTCAACGTCTGCGATGCCAACATGCTCAAGGCCCTGAAGAAGCGCGCCGTGGTATGCAACATCGGTCACTTCGACAACGAGATCGACACCGCCTTCATGCGCAAGAACTGGGCATGGGAAGAGGTCAAGCCGCAGGTGCACAAGATCCACCGCACCGGTGCCGGCAGCTTCGATCCGGCCAACGATGACTACCTGATCCTGCTGGCCGAAGGCCGTCTGGTGAACCTGGGTAACGCAACCGGCCACCCGAGCCGCATCATGGACGGCTCCTTCGCCAACCAGGTACTGGCGCAGATCTTCCTGTTCGAGCAGAAGTTCGCTGACCTCTCCGCCGAGAAGAAAGCCGAGCGTCTGACTGTCGAAGTGCTGCCGAAGAAGCTGGACGAAGAAGTGGCACTGGAAATGGTCAAGGGCTTCGGTGGCGTAGTCACTCGGCTGACCAAGCAGCAGGCCGAGTACATCGGCGTGTCCGTGGAAGGCCCATTCAAGCCGGACGCTTACCGCTACTAA
- a CDS encoding MAPEG family protein produces the protein MTLAYWCVLIAILLPYLATTTAKFFGPGYGPRANSDPRAFLAGLEGWRKRANNAQLNGFEVTPAFAAAVIIAHQAGGAEQGLLDQLAMAFIVSRVLYLICYLADWGPVRSLVWFAGMGLIVALFVVSA, from the coding sequence ATGACCCTTGCCTACTGGTGCGTGCTGATCGCCATCCTCCTGCCCTATCTGGCCACCACAACCGCCAAGTTCTTCGGGCCCGGTTACGGGCCGCGGGCCAACAGCGACCCGCGCGCCTTCCTCGCCGGCCTCGAGGGCTGGCGCAAGCGCGCCAACAATGCCCAGCTCAATGGCTTCGAGGTGACTCCGGCCTTCGCCGCGGCAGTGATCATCGCCCATCAGGCGGGTGGCGCCGAGCAGGGGCTGCTCGATCAGCTGGCCATGGCGTTCATCGTCAGCCGCGTGCTGTATCTCATCTGCTACCTGGCCGACTGGGGGCCGGTGCGCTCGCTGGTATGGTTCGCCGGCATGGGGCTGATTGTCGCGCTGTTCGTGGTCTCTGCCTGA
- a CDS encoding c-type cytochrome yields the protein MKFKALLLACACLFLVACGGVDPDSPLGQRQALFKQMLKVSEDLGGMLRGRIAYDEARFVAGAAELDRLSREPWQHFPDVRDDERSKANPELWQRQEQFQQMARDLEQATAALVQATVSPPLRRSRLEPAVREVEDSCEACHKAFRAY from the coding sequence ATGAAATTCAAAGCCCTGCTGCTGGCCTGCGCCTGCCTGTTTCTGGTTGCCTGCGGTGGCGTCGATCCCGACTCGCCGCTGGGCCAGCGTCAGGCGCTGTTCAAGCAGATGCTCAAGGTCAGCGAGGATCTCGGTGGCATGCTGCGCGGGCGCATCGCCTATGACGAGGCCCGCTTCGTTGCCGGTGCGGCCGAGCTCGATCGCCTGTCGCGCGAGCCCTGGCAGCACTTTCCCGACGTCCGTGACGACGAGCGCAGCAAGGCCAATCCCGAGCTCTGGCAGCGCCAGGAGCAGTTCCAGCAGATGGCGCGCGACCTGGAACAGGCCACTGCCGCGCTGGTGCAGGCTACCGTCTCGCCGCCGCTAAGGCGTTCCCGGCTGGAGCCGGCGGTACGTGAGGTCGAGGACAGTTGCGAGGCCTGCCACAAGGCATTCCGCGCTTACTGA
- a CDS encoding DUF1090 domain-containing protein — translation MIRQATLLGLLLAAGLHATPLLAAEADADVDVDCPTKRQILQEKIETARAQGNSQELDGLHRALGNVEAHCDEASLHRQRLAGVEEARQEVQRREMDLRDAMGKGDQEKIAKRQAKLAEARSELEQAEAEARADQ, via the coding sequence ATGATTCGTCAAGCCACCTTGCTCGGCCTGCTGCTGGCCGCCGGGCTGCACGCCACCCCTCTCCTGGCCGCCGAGGCCGACGCCGACGTCGACGTCGACTGCCCGACCAAGCGCCAGATCCTGCAGGAGAAGATCGAGACCGCCCGCGCGCAGGGCAACTCGCAGGAACTGGATGGCTTGCACCGGGCCCTGGGCAATGTCGAAGCCCATTGCGATGAAGCCTCGCTGCACCGTCAGCGCCTGGCCGGCGTGGAAGAAGCACGTCAGGAGGTGCAGCGGCGGGAGATGGACCTGCGCGACGCCATGGGCAAGGGCGACCAGGAGAAGATCGCCAAGCGTCAGGCCAAACTGGCCGAGGCGCGCTCCGAGCTGGAGCAGGCCGAAGCCGAAGCGCGGGCCGATCAGTAA
- the ligB gene encoding NAD-dependent DNA ligase LigB, which yields MKRWIAPLLLPLIALAEPCPDWPDSRAQVEFAALSQQIAQWDDAYHNQGRSPIADELYDQARERLQRWQQCFAPARQPLPAPLTGSAGPIAHPVPQTGLRKLNDAAIGEWIGSRDDLWIQPKVDGVAVTLVYRQGRLHQAISRGDGRHGQDWSARARQLPAVPTRLPEPLDLVLQGELYWRLEDHLQARDGGAGARGKVAGMMARHELSDPDGAAIGLFVWDWPDGPASMDERLSQLQALGFADSQHYSKPIRSVEEARQWRQHWYRHRLPFASDGVVLRQGTRPAGARWQAEAPHWAVAWKYPASQALAVVQAVDFRIGRSGRITPVLRLQPVDLDDRRISRVALGSVPTWKSLDVRPGDQVAIRLAGLTIPRLDSVIWRSPHRAPVEVPRSADYHALSCWRSSPSCQQQFQARLAWLSSKQGLALSGVGPGTWSSLPLQGLLDWLELDQAQLQSLPGIGPHRAAQLQQAFAQARDRPLRQWLRALGAPPGFDAGGLDDWPSLIERQRDDWLRRPGIGPKGADRLLAFFSHPEVQRLGRQLQQAGVAGFQPQAGPPRS from the coding sequence ATGAAGCGCTGGATCGCTCCGCTCCTCCTGCCCCTCATCGCCCTGGCCGAACCCTGCCCCGACTGGCCGGACAGCCGCGCCCAGGTGGAATTCGCGGCGCTCAGCCAACAGATCGCGCAGTGGGATGACGCCTACCACAACCAGGGCCGCTCGCCGATAGCCGACGAGCTCTACGACCAGGCCCGCGAGCGCCTGCAGCGCTGGCAGCAATGCTTCGCGCCTGCACGACAGCCCCTGCCGGCCCCCCTCACAGGCAGCGCAGGGCCAATCGCCCATCCCGTCCCGCAAACCGGTCTGCGCAAGCTCAACGACGCGGCGATCGGCGAATGGATCGGCAGTCGCGACGACCTGTGGATCCAGCCCAAGGTCGATGGCGTGGCCGTCACCCTGGTCTATCGGCAAGGCCGCCTGCACCAGGCCATCAGCCGTGGCGACGGCCGCCACGGCCAGGACTGGAGCGCACGCGCCCGACAGTTGCCTGCTGTCCCGACGCGGCTGCCCGAGCCGCTCGACCTGGTACTGCAGGGCGAGCTGTACTGGCGCCTCGAGGATCACCTGCAGGCGCGCGATGGCGGCGCCGGAGCGCGCGGCAAGGTGGCCGGAATGATGGCCAGGCACGAGCTGAGCGACCCGGACGGCGCCGCCATCGGCCTGTTCGTGTGGGACTGGCCGGACGGCCCGGCGAGCATGGACGAACGCCTGAGCCAGCTGCAGGCGCTGGGTTTCGCCGACAGCCAGCACTACAGCAAGCCGATCCGCAGCGTCGAAGAAGCCAGGCAATGGCGTCAGCATTGGTATCGCCATCGCCTGCCCTTCGCCAGCGATGGCGTGGTGCTGCGCCAGGGCACGCGCCCCGCCGGCGCGCGCTGGCAGGCGGAGGCCCCGCACTGGGCGGTGGCCTGGAAGTACCCGGCCAGTCAGGCGCTGGCGGTGGTGCAGGCCGTGGACTTTCGCATCGGCCGCAGTGGGCGCATCACGCCGGTGCTACGCCTGCAGCCGGTCGATCTCGACGACAGGCGCATCAGCCGCGTGGCCCTCGGCTCGGTCCCGACCTGGAAGAGCCTCGACGTCCGCCCCGGCGACCAGGTGGCGATCCGCCTGGCCGGCCTGACCATCCCACGTCTGGACAGCGTGATCTGGCGCAGCCCGCACCGGGCGCCGGTCGAGGTACCGCGCAGCGCGGACTACCATGCCCTCAGCTGCTGGCGCAGCAGCCCGTCCTGCCAGCAACAGTTCCAGGCCCGTCTGGCCTGGCTGAGCAGCAAGCAGGGGCTGGCGCTGAGCGGGGTGGGCCCGGGCACCTGGAGCAGTCTGCCCTTGCAGGGGCTGCTCGACTGGCTGGAGCTGGACCAGGCCCAGCTGCAGAGCCTGCCCGGCATCGGCCCGCACCGCGCTGCACAGCTGCAGCAGGCCTTCGCTCAGGCCAGGGACCGACCGCTGCGGCAATGGCTGCGTGCCCTCGGCGCACCTCCGGGTTTCGACGCCGGCGGGCTCGACGACTGGCCCAGCCTGATCGAGCGCCAGCGAGACGACTGGCTGCGTCGCCCCGGAATCGGCCCCAAGGGTGCCGATCGCCTGCTGGCGTTCTTCAGCCACCCCGAAGTTCAGCGCCTGGGCAGGCAACTGCAGCAGGCCGGTGTCGCCGGTTTCCAGCCCCAAGCAGGCCCGCCACGCAGCTGA